The proteins below come from a single Vidua macroura isolate BioBank_ID:100142 chromosome 17, ASM2450914v1, whole genome shotgun sequence genomic window:
- the RIPOR3 gene encoding RIPOR family member 3 isoform X1: MSVKLTFVSPGDGGGISRSCSFTGFSTVQSRKLGPGTESSHWVTAEPDGVDNFSSKSLSRSSVRSRMSLKPPKAYNSLQKGALIWDPKPLQVKKIFEALKKGLNEYLEAHQAELDYLSGRHKDTKRNSRLAFYYDLDKQIRSVERYIRKLEFHISKVEELYEAYCIQCRLRDGATNMKQAFSLSPATKASRESLVELYKNVQECTEDMCFIEGALEVHLGEFHVKMKGLVGFARLCPGDQYEVFVRLGRQKWRLKGKIETDDSQTWDEEEKIFIPNLHEKFEIKVTELRGLATILVGVVTCDSINFFSTKPQAIVVDITELGTIKLRLEVLWNPFDTESLFLSPGSTAKFSVGSRKSSLYNWTPPNTPSFRERYYLSVLQQRQSPGEGGEEAQPPSILSYLAACDFDVPGRNKPHNPAETSEGDSFSSEDQKGAESRSTTPALDHRMLPLVIIQETGAEELQHPLPDHSTLDILKKTPCGDGFPRSPSSFPPRHKGRRDSFGQARGRRLAEQENISQKSWNAANDLRPDGRAKSIDRTLQEVLNLLKSRDEGRAQLEKLECQVSSLRDKLKLKTLHKHSSMESLMVETVLESFDFLNADCSADELSLFGSIRTGSVSTYNDNVLQSLSCDTRPEARDVTTGDDNLDVLLITHLRLCKGLLQKLRTPNIAQVVQESILEEVSEQTRVLGDVLDLSVEKIIQKTKKKKQYLKIWSDLAEPGSSILVTSAERFRHALKYTMMLKVKEKYPSHLETVLQRLLEQILTCDGLLPSSHFQTEAVTLFQFYRYLERHHIGSLEKHLAKLAKEVMLIEELQCPGRLKTLKRLKGKRLSRLQPLPRTLRLLGLLQLDENHRVGKAATACLARAGGSGSLRARAVLFYSDVLSGCDARLQQAACLALKNLRAVESIEQVAHLCQSETEEVRNAARETTLSFGERGRQAFEKMDRICCELRETAQEAEIEITVF; this comes from the exons GCCTGGAACTGAAAGCAGCCACTGGGTAACTGCTGAGCCTGATGGAGTTGATAATTTCTCCAG CAAGTCCCTCAGCAGAAGCTCAGTGAGATCAAGGATGTCACTGAAGCCCCCCAAGGCCTATAATTCCCTGCAGAAGGGGGCTCTCATCTGGGATCCAAAGCCACTGCAGGTGAAGAAAATTTTTGAAGCTTTGAAGAAAGGACTTAA TGAATACCTGGAAGCACATCAGGCCGAGCTGGATTATCTCTCTGGTCGGCACAAAGACACCAAAAGGAACTCTAGATTG GCTTTCTACTACGACCTGGACAAG CAAATCCGCTCTGTGGAGAGGTACATCAGGAAACTGGAGTTCCACATCAGCAAG GTAGAAGAGCTCTATGAAGCTTACTGCATCCAGTGCAGGCTGCGGGACGGGGCCACCAACATGAAACAGGccttctccctgtcccctgccaccAAAGCCTCCAGGGAGAGCCTGGTGGAGCTCTACAAGAACGTCCAGGAGTGCACAGAG GACATGTGCTTCATAGAGGGGGCTCTGGAGGTGCACTTGGGAGAGTTTCATGTGAAGATGAAGG GGCTGGTGGGCTTTGCTCGTCTCTGCCCAGGAGACCAGTATGAG GTGTTCGTGCGACTGGGGCGCCAGAAGTGGAGGCTGAAAGGCAAAATTGAGACTGATGACAGCCAAACATGggatgaggaagaaaagatttttataCCAAATCTGCACGAGAAGTTTGAAATCAAG GTGACAGAGCTGCGAGGCCTGGCCACCATCCTGGTGGGGGTGGTGACGTGTGACAGCATCAACTTCTTCAGCACCAAGCCCCAGGCCATCGTGGTGGACATCACCGAGCTGGGCACCATCAAGCTGCGGCTGGAGGTGCTCTGGAA cccctttgaCACAGAGAGCCTGTTTCTGTCACCTGGAAGCACTGCCAAGTTTTCTGTGGGTAGCAGGAAGAGCTCTTTGTACAACTGGAcccccccaaacacccccagcttCAGAGAGAGGTATTACCTG TCTGTtttgcagcagaggcagagcccaggggaaggaggggaggaagcCCAGCCTCCCAGCATCCTGAGCTACCTGGCTGCCTGTGATTTCGACGTCCCTGGGAGGAACAAGCCCCACAACCCCGCGGAGACGAGCGAGGGAGACTCGTTCAGCTCTGAGGATCAGAAAGGGGCAGAATCCAGAAGTACAACCCCAGCCCTGGACCACAGGATGTTGCCTCTGGTGATTATTCAAGAGACTGGagcagaagagctgcagcatcccctCCCAGACCACAGCACTCTGGACATCCTGAAGAAGACCCCATGTGGGGATGGATTCCCAAGGAGCCCCTCCAGTTTCCCCCCCCGTCACAAGGGCAGGAGAGACTCCTTCGGCCAGGCCCGGGGTCGCcgcctggcagagcaggaaaacatcAGCCAGAAAAGCTGGAACGCTGCAAACGACCTCAGACCAGACGGGCGTGCAAAGTCAATAGACAGGACTCTGCAGGAAGTGCTAAATTTGCTGAAATCGCGGGATGAGGGGcgagcccagctggagaagttGGAGTGCCAGGTTTCGAGTCTGAGGGATAAGCTGAAG CTGAAGACACTTCACAAACATTCCTCTATGGAGAGTTTGATGGTGGAGACAGTGCTGGAGAGTTTTGATTTCCTGAACGCTGACTGCAGTGCTGATGAGCTGTCCTTGTTTGGGAGCATAAGGACAGGCAGCGTCAG CACATACAATGACAACGTGCTCCAGTCCCTGAGCTGTGACACGAGGCCAGAAGCACGGGATGTAACTACTGGGGATGACAACCTAGACGTGCTGCTGATAACACACCTGAGGCTGTGCAAAGGTCTCCTGCAG AAACTGAGGACACCAAACATAGCCCAGGTGGTCCAGGAGAGCATTTTGGAAGAAGTGTCAGAGCAGACGCGAGTCCTGGGGGATGTCCTGGATCTGTCTGTTGAGAAAA TTATTCAGAAGACTAAAAAGAAGAAGCAGTATCTGAAAATCTGGAGTGATCttgcagagcctggcagcagcatctTGGTGACCTCAGCAGAAAGGTTCCGTCATGCTCTGAAATACACAATGATGCTCAAAGTGAAGGAGAAGTACCCCAGCCACCTGGAGACAG tgctgcagaggctgctggagcagatccTCACCTGTGATGGGCTGCTCCCCTCCTCCCATTTCCAAACGGAAGCAGTTACTCTGTTCCAGTTCTATCGTTACCTGGAGAGACACCACATTGGCAGCCTGGAGAAACACCTGGCAAAACTCGCTAAAGAAG TGATGCTGATCgaggagctgcagtgccccGGCAGGCTGAAGACGCTGAAGAGGCTGAAGGGGAAGAGGCTGAGCCGGCTGCAGCCGCTGCCGCGGACGCTGCGGCTGCtcgggctgctgcagctggacgAGAACCACCGCGTGGGCAAAGCGGCCACGGCCTGCCTGGCCCGggccggcggcagcggcagccTCCGGGCCCGG GCTGTCCTGTTTTACAGCGATGTTTTATCGGGCTGTGACGCGAGGCTGCAGCAGGCTGCGTGTCTGGCTCTGAAGAACCTCAGG GCTGTGGAGAGCATTGAGCAGGTTGCCCACCTGTGCCAGTCTGAAACAGAGGAAGTCAGGAATGCAGCCAGGGAAACCACACTGTCCTTTG GGGAACGGGGCCGACAGGCCTTTGAGAAGATGGACAGGATCTGCTGTGAGCTGAGAGAAACAGCTCAGGAGGCCGAGATTGAAATCACAGTGTTTTAG
- the RIPOR3 gene encoding RIPOR family member 3 isoform X3, which produces MSVKLTFVSPGDGGGISRSCSFTGFSTVQSRKLGPGTESSHWVTAEPDGVDNFSSKSLSRSSVRSRMSLKPPKAYNSLQKGALIWDPKPLQVKKIFEALKKGLNEYLEAHQAELDYLSGRHKDTKRNSRLAFYYDLDKQIRSVERYIRKLEFHISKVEELYEAYCIQCRLRDGATNMKQAFSLSPATKASRESLVELYKNVQECTEDMCFIEGALEVHLGEFHVKMKGLVGFARLCPGDQYEVFVRLGRQKWRLKGKIETDDSQTWDEEEKIFIPNLHEKFEIKVTELRGLATILVGVVTCDSINFFSTKPQAIVVDITELGTIKLRLEVLWNPFDTESLFLSPGSTAKFSVGSRKSSLYNWTPPNTPSFRERYYLSVLQQRQSPGEGGEEAQPPSILSYLAACDFDVPGRNKPHNPAETSEGDSFSSEDQKGAESRSTTPALDHRMLPLVIIQETGAEELQHPLPDHSTLDILKKTPCGDGFPRSPSSFPPRHKGRRDSFGQARGRRLAEQENISQKSWNAANDLRPDGRAKSIDRTLQEVLNLLKSRDEGRAQLEKLECQVSSLRDKLKLKTLHKHSSMESLMVETVLESFDFLNADCSADELSLFGSIRTGSVSTYNDNVLQSLSCDTRPEARDVTTGDDNLDVLLITHLRLCKGLLQKLRTPNIAQVVQESILEEVSEQTRVLGDVLDLSVEKIIQKTKKKKQYLKIWSDLAEPGSSILVTSAERFRHALKYTMMLKVKEKYPSHLETVLQRLLEQILTCDGLLPSSHFQTEAVTLFQFYRYLERHHIGSLEKHLAKLAKEGLVEGLRA; this is translated from the exons GCCTGGAACTGAAAGCAGCCACTGGGTAACTGCTGAGCCTGATGGAGTTGATAATTTCTCCAG CAAGTCCCTCAGCAGAAGCTCAGTGAGATCAAGGATGTCACTGAAGCCCCCCAAGGCCTATAATTCCCTGCAGAAGGGGGCTCTCATCTGGGATCCAAAGCCACTGCAGGTGAAGAAAATTTTTGAAGCTTTGAAGAAAGGACTTAA TGAATACCTGGAAGCACATCAGGCCGAGCTGGATTATCTCTCTGGTCGGCACAAAGACACCAAAAGGAACTCTAGATTG GCTTTCTACTACGACCTGGACAAG CAAATCCGCTCTGTGGAGAGGTACATCAGGAAACTGGAGTTCCACATCAGCAAG GTAGAAGAGCTCTATGAAGCTTACTGCATCCAGTGCAGGCTGCGGGACGGGGCCACCAACATGAAACAGGccttctccctgtcccctgccaccAAAGCCTCCAGGGAGAGCCTGGTGGAGCTCTACAAGAACGTCCAGGAGTGCACAGAG GACATGTGCTTCATAGAGGGGGCTCTGGAGGTGCACTTGGGAGAGTTTCATGTGAAGATGAAGG GGCTGGTGGGCTTTGCTCGTCTCTGCCCAGGAGACCAGTATGAG GTGTTCGTGCGACTGGGGCGCCAGAAGTGGAGGCTGAAAGGCAAAATTGAGACTGATGACAGCCAAACATGggatgaggaagaaaagatttttataCCAAATCTGCACGAGAAGTTTGAAATCAAG GTGACAGAGCTGCGAGGCCTGGCCACCATCCTGGTGGGGGTGGTGACGTGTGACAGCATCAACTTCTTCAGCACCAAGCCCCAGGCCATCGTGGTGGACATCACCGAGCTGGGCACCATCAAGCTGCGGCTGGAGGTGCTCTGGAA cccctttgaCACAGAGAGCCTGTTTCTGTCACCTGGAAGCACTGCCAAGTTTTCTGTGGGTAGCAGGAAGAGCTCTTTGTACAACTGGAcccccccaaacacccccagcttCAGAGAGAGGTATTACCTG TCTGTtttgcagcagaggcagagcccaggggaaggaggggaggaagcCCAGCCTCCCAGCATCCTGAGCTACCTGGCTGCCTGTGATTTCGACGTCCCTGGGAGGAACAAGCCCCACAACCCCGCGGAGACGAGCGAGGGAGACTCGTTCAGCTCTGAGGATCAGAAAGGGGCAGAATCCAGAAGTACAACCCCAGCCCTGGACCACAGGATGTTGCCTCTGGTGATTATTCAAGAGACTGGagcagaagagctgcagcatcccctCCCAGACCACAGCACTCTGGACATCCTGAAGAAGACCCCATGTGGGGATGGATTCCCAAGGAGCCCCTCCAGTTTCCCCCCCCGTCACAAGGGCAGGAGAGACTCCTTCGGCCAGGCCCGGGGTCGCcgcctggcagagcaggaaaacatcAGCCAGAAAAGCTGGAACGCTGCAAACGACCTCAGACCAGACGGGCGTGCAAAGTCAATAGACAGGACTCTGCAGGAAGTGCTAAATTTGCTGAAATCGCGGGATGAGGGGcgagcccagctggagaagttGGAGTGCCAGGTTTCGAGTCTGAGGGATAAGCTGAAG CTGAAGACACTTCACAAACATTCCTCTATGGAGAGTTTGATGGTGGAGACAGTGCTGGAGAGTTTTGATTTCCTGAACGCTGACTGCAGTGCTGATGAGCTGTCCTTGTTTGGGAGCATAAGGACAGGCAGCGTCAG CACATACAATGACAACGTGCTCCAGTCCCTGAGCTGTGACACGAGGCCAGAAGCACGGGATGTAACTACTGGGGATGACAACCTAGACGTGCTGCTGATAACACACCTGAGGCTGTGCAAAGGTCTCCTGCAG AAACTGAGGACACCAAACATAGCCCAGGTGGTCCAGGAGAGCATTTTGGAAGAAGTGTCAGAGCAGACGCGAGTCCTGGGGGATGTCCTGGATCTGTCTGTTGAGAAAA TTATTCAGAAGACTAAAAAGAAGAAGCAGTATCTGAAAATCTGGAGTGATCttgcagagcctggcagcagcatctTGGTGACCTCAGCAGAAAGGTTCCGTCATGCTCTGAAATACACAATGATGCTCAAAGTGAAGGAGAAGTACCCCAGCCACCTGGAGACAG tgctgcagaggctgctggagcagatccTCACCTGTGATGGGCTGCTCCCCTCCTCCCATTTCCAAACGGAAGCAGTTACTCTGTTCCAGTTCTATCGTTACCTGGAGAGACACCACATTGGCAGCCTGGAGAAACACCTGGCAAAACTCGCTAAAGAAG GACTCGTGGAGGGGCTGCGAGCttga
- the RIPOR3 gene encoding RIPOR family member 3 isoform X2, which produces MSVKLTFVSPGDGGGISRSCSFTGFSTVQSRKLGKSLSRSSVRSRMSLKPPKAYNSLQKGALIWDPKPLQVKKIFEALKKGLNEYLEAHQAELDYLSGRHKDTKRNSRLAFYYDLDKQIRSVERYIRKLEFHISKVEELYEAYCIQCRLRDGATNMKQAFSLSPATKASRESLVELYKNVQECTEDMCFIEGALEVHLGEFHVKMKGLVGFARLCPGDQYEVFVRLGRQKWRLKGKIETDDSQTWDEEEKIFIPNLHEKFEIKVTELRGLATILVGVVTCDSINFFSTKPQAIVVDITELGTIKLRLEVLWNPFDTESLFLSPGSTAKFSVGSRKSSLYNWTPPNTPSFRERYYLSVLQQRQSPGEGGEEAQPPSILSYLAACDFDVPGRNKPHNPAETSEGDSFSSEDQKGAESRSTTPALDHRMLPLVIIQETGAEELQHPLPDHSTLDILKKTPCGDGFPRSPSSFPPRHKGRRDSFGQARGRRLAEQENISQKSWNAANDLRPDGRAKSIDRTLQEVLNLLKSRDEGRAQLEKLECQVSSLRDKLKLKTLHKHSSMESLMVETVLESFDFLNADCSADELSLFGSIRTGSVSTYNDNVLQSLSCDTRPEARDVTTGDDNLDVLLITHLRLCKGLLQKLRTPNIAQVVQESILEEVSEQTRVLGDVLDLSVEKIIQKTKKKKQYLKIWSDLAEPGSSILVTSAERFRHALKYTMMLKVKEKYPSHLETVLQRLLEQILTCDGLLPSSHFQTEAVTLFQFYRYLERHHIGSLEKHLAKLAKEVMLIEELQCPGRLKTLKRLKGKRLSRLQPLPRTLRLLGLLQLDENHRVGKAATACLARAGGSGSLRARAVLFYSDVLSGCDARLQQAACLALKNLRAVESIEQVAHLCQSETEEVRNAARETTLSFGERGRQAFEKMDRICCELRETAQEAEIEITVF; this is translated from the exons CAAGTCCCTCAGCAGAAGCTCAGTGAGATCAAGGATGTCACTGAAGCCCCCCAAGGCCTATAATTCCCTGCAGAAGGGGGCTCTCATCTGGGATCCAAAGCCACTGCAGGTGAAGAAAATTTTTGAAGCTTTGAAGAAAGGACTTAA TGAATACCTGGAAGCACATCAGGCCGAGCTGGATTATCTCTCTGGTCGGCACAAAGACACCAAAAGGAACTCTAGATTG GCTTTCTACTACGACCTGGACAAG CAAATCCGCTCTGTGGAGAGGTACATCAGGAAACTGGAGTTCCACATCAGCAAG GTAGAAGAGCTCTATGAAGCTTACTGCATCCAGTGCAGGCTGCGGGACGGGGCCACCAACATGAAACAGGccttctccctgtcccctgccaccAAAGCCTCCAGGGAGAGCCTGGTGGAGCTCTACAAGAACGTCCAGGAGTGCACAGAG GACATGTGCTTCATAGAGGGGGCTCTGGAGGTGCACTTGGGAGAGTTTCATGTGAAGATGAAGG GGCTGGTGGGCTTTGCTCGTCTCTGCCCAGGAGACCAGTATGAG GTGTTCGTGCGACTGGGGCGCCAGAAGTGGAGGCTGAAAGGCAAAATTGAGACTGATGACAGCCAAACATGggatgaggaagaaaagatttttataCCAAATCTGCACGAGAAGTTTGAAATCAAG GTGACAGAGCTGCGAGGCCTGGCCACCATCCTGGTGGGGGTGGTGACGTGTGACAGCATCAACTTCTTCAGCACCAAGCCCCAGGCCATCGTGGTGGACATCACCGAGCTGGGCACCATCAAGCTGCGGCTGGAGGTGCTCTGGAA cccctttgaCACAGAGAGCCTGTTTCTGTCACCTGGAAGCACTGCCAAGTTTTCTGTGGGTAGCAGGAAGAGCTCTTTGTACAACTGGAcccccccaaacacccccagcttCAGAGAGAGGTATTACCTG TCTGTtttgcagcagaggcagagcccaggggaaggaggggaggaagcCCAGCCTCCCAGCATCCTGAGCTACCTGGCTGCCTGTGATTTCGACGTCCCTGGGAGGAACAAGCCCCACAACCCCGCGGAGACGAGCGAGGGAGACTCGTTCAGCTCTGAGGATCAGAAAGGGGCAGAATCCAGAAGTACAACCCCAGCCCTGGACCACAGGATGTTGCCTCTGGTGATTATTCAAGAGACTGGagcagaagagctgcagcatcccctCCCAGACCACAGCACTCTGGACATCCTGAAGAAGACCCCATGTGGGGATGGATTCCCAAGGAGCCCCTCCAGTTTCCCCCCCCGTCACAAGGGCAGGAGAGACTCCTTCGGCCAGGCCCGGGGTCGCcgcctggcagagcaggaaaacatcAGCCAGAAAAGCTGGAACGCTGCAAACGACCTCAGACCAGACGGGCGTGCAAAGTCAATAGACAGGACTCTGCAGGAAGTGCTAAATTTGCTGAAATCGCGGGATGAGGGGcgagcccagctggagaagttGGAGTGCCAGGTTTCGAGTCTGAGGGATAAGCTGAAG CTGAAGACACTTCACAAACATTCCTCTATGGAGAGTTTGATGGTGGAGACAGTGCTGGAGAGTTTTGATTTCCTGAACGCTGACTGCAGTGCTGATGAGCTGTCCTTGTTTGGGAGCATAAGGACAGGCAGCGTCAG CACATACAATGACAACGTGCTCCAGTCCCTGAGCTGTGACACGAGGCCAGAAGCACGGGATGTAACTACTGGGGATGACAACCTAGACGTGCTGCTGATAACACACCTGAGGCTGTGCAAAGGTCTCCTGCAG AAACTGAGGACACCAAACATAGCCCAGGTGGTCCAGGAGAGCATTTTGGAAGAAGTGTCAGAGCAGACGCGAGTCCTGGGGGATGTCCTGGATCTGTCTGTTGAGAAAA TTATTCAGAAGACTAAAAAGAAGAAGCAGTATCTGAAAATCTGGAGTGATCttgcagagcctggcagcagcatctTGGTGACCTCAGCAGAAAGGTTCCGTCATGCTCTGAAATACACAATGATGCTCAAAGTGAAGGAGAAGTACCCCAGCCACCTGGAGACAG tgctgcagaggctgctggagcagatccTCACCTGTGATGGGCTGCTCCCCTCCTCCCATTTCCAAACGGAAGCAGTTACTCTGTTCCAGTTCTATCGTTACCTGGAGAGACACCACATTGGCAGCCTGGAGAAACACCTGGCAAAACTCGCTAAAGAAG TGATGCTGATCgaggagctgcagtgccccGGCAGGCTGAAGACGCTGAAGAGGCTGAAGGGGAAGAGGCTGAGCCGGCTGCAGCCGCTGCCGCGGACGCTGCGGCTGCtcgggctgctgcagctggacgAGAACCACCGCGTGGGCAAAGCGGCCACGGCCTGCCTGGCCCGggccggcggcagcggcagccTCCGGGCCCGG GCTGTCCTGTTTTACAGCGATGTTTTATCGGGCTGTGACGCGAGGCTGCAGCAGGCTGCGTGTCTGGCTCTGAAGAACCTCAGG GCTGTGGAGAGCATTGAGCAGGTTGCCCACCTGTGCCAGTCTGAAACAGAGGAAGTCAGGAATGCAGCCAGGGAAACCACACTGTCCTTTG GGGAACGGGGCCGACAGGCCTTTGAGAAGATGGACAGGATCTGCTGTGAGCTGAGAGAAACAGCTCAGGAGGCCGAGATTGAAATCACAGTGTTTTAG